The Eubacteriales bacterium genome window below encodes:
- a CDS encoding ATPase — translation MKVFEFIEELEQEINMSPNAFLSKKKVIEVDIVMEIIQDIKNSLPESIIEADGTLQEKSRILSDAQEEASSIVAGADSKVTELVEEHELTQLAYEKARSILESAKKNAREIRLGANQYAKDVLQDVQNYLNDYLDAVKDDSAQLDVRKTVKKEPEVHLD, via the coding sequence ATGAAAGTTTTTGAGTTTATCGAGGAGTTAGAGCAGGAAATAAATATGAGCCCAAATGCTTTTCTGTCTAAAAAGAAAGTAATCGAAGTAGACATAGTTATGGAGATCATACAAGACATAAAAAACTCTCTTCCGGAAAGCATTATAGAGGCAGATGGTACGCTGCAGGAAAAAAGCCGTATATTAAGTGACGCTCAAGAAGAGGCCAGCTCCATAGTAGCGGGGGCAGATTCAAAAGTAACCGAACTGGTTGAAGAACACGAATTAACCCAGCTTGCATATGAAAAAGCCAGAAGTATACTTGAAAGTGCCAAGAAGAATGCAAGAGAAATAAGGCTGGGCGCAAACCAGTATGCAAAAGATGTACTGCAGGATGTGCAAAATTATTTAAACGATTATTTAGACGCAGTAAAAGACGATTCAGCACAGTTAGATGTTAGAAAAACTGTGAAGAAAGAGCCAGAAGTGCATTTAGATTAA
- a CDS encoding RsmD family RNA methyltransferase — MRVISGTARSIRLLAPEKVARPTTDRVKEGMFSVIQFEISSARVLDLFSGSGALGIEALSKGLKAVLS, encoded by the coding sequence ATGCGGGTTATTTCTGGCACAGCCAGGAGCATAAGGCTTTTAGCACCGGAAAAAGTAGCGCGGCCTACTACGGACAGAGTCAAAGAAGGCATGTTTAGCGTAATACAGTTTGAAATATCCTCCGCTAGAGTACTGGATTTGTTTTCAGGTTCAGGGGCTCTTGGGATAGAGGCTTTATCAAAGGGGCTAAAAGCTGTACTTTCATAG
- a CDS encoding 5-formyltetrahydrofolate cyclo-ligase: MKIEARQGALCVRNGMTEQERKYNSSVICRKIKGLDEFKKAKTIMAYYPTNSEVDITQIFNVCKDMDKRICLPVVLDGDGQMDVALYDENSSLLADRFGILYPHDAEKVKKSDIDFVIVPMVAFDGNLNRIGYGRGYYDRFLAGTHAYKLGVAFSCQQVSEIIKDINDIKMDKIITEKNIFY; this comes from the coding sequence ATGAAAATAGAAGCTAGGCAAGGGGCGCTTTGCGTGCGAAACGGCATGACGGAGCAAGAAAGAAAGTATAATTCCAGTGTTATATGCAGAAAAATCAAGGGATTAGACGAATTTAAAAAAGCTAAGACCATAATGGCATATTATCCAACGAATAGCGAAGTAGACATAACCCAAATATTTAACGTGTGTAAAGATATGGACAAACGCATATGCCTACCGGTCGTCCTGGATGGAGACGGGCAAATGGATGTGGCTCTGTATGATGAAAACAGCAGCCTTTTGGCAGACAGGTTTGGAATATTGTATCCGCATGATGCTGAAAAAGTTAAAAAGAGCGATATAGATTTTGTTATAGTACCGATGGTCGCATTCGACGGAAATCTTAACAGGATAGGTTATGGAAGAGGCTATTACGACAGGTTTTTAGCAGGGACGCATGCGTATAAGTTAGGTGTTGCGTTTTCCTGCCAGCAAGTTTCAGAGATAATAAAAGATATTAACGACATAAAGATGGACAAAATAATAACCGAAAAAAACATCTTTTATTAA
- the plsX gene encoding phosphate acyltransferase PlsX: protein MNIILDAFGGDNAPKAIVEGAVQAVNAYSDIKVILTGKEELIKEELALYNYDRSKIQVVNATQVIDMAESPVEAIKRKNDSSLVVGFNLLKEGKGQAFITAGSTGATVAGATLIVRRIKGVKRPALAPVMPTTKGTGVLLIDCGANVDCKPSYLAQFAQMGSIYMSKAQGVLNPRVGLLNNGAEEEKGNMLTKEAYAILKGMPLNFVGNVEARNVNSGDYDVVACDGFAGNIALKMMEGAAQTITSMLKEELYKNFKSKIGALLAKGAFRRLKKRMDYTEYGGALLLGVNGCVIKAHGSSNARAIKSAVNQAREFIIGDLVNIIKEEITKVED, encoded by the coding sequence TTGAATATAATACTGGATGCCTTTGGCGGAGACAATGCTCCTAAGGCAATTGTTGAAGGGGCCGTTCAAGCGGTAAATGCATATAGCGATATCAAAGTTATACTTACCGGAAAAGAAGAGCTTATTAAAGAAGAGCTCGCATTATATAATTACGATAGAAGCAAGATTCAAGTCGTTAATGCTACTCAAGTCATTGATATGGCAGAATCTCCCGTGGAGGCTATAAAGAGAAAAAACGATTCTTCGCTTGTTGTTGGCTTTAACCTGTTAAAAGAGGGGAAAGGCCAGGCATTCATCACGGCAGGGTCGACAGGTGCCACCGTTGCAGGCGCTACTCTGATAGTACGGCGTATCAAAGGGGTGAAACGCCCTGCATTGGCTCCGGTTATGCCCACTACTAAAGGAACCGGCGTATTGCTTATAGACTGCGGAGCTAATGTAGACTGTAAGCCATCTTATCTTGCACAATTTGCGCAAATGGGCAGCATATATATGAGCAAGGCTCAAGGGGTCTTAAACCCTAGGGTTGGCCTTTTAAATAACGGTGCGGAAGAAGAAAAAGGAAATATGCTTACAAAAGAGGCATATGCTATTTTAAAGGGGATGCCGCTGAATTTTGTAGGTAATGTCGAGGCTAGAAACGTAAACAGCGGAGATTATGATGTCGTTGCATGCGATGGCTTTGCAGGGAATATAGCCCTTAAAATGATGGAAGGCGCTGCACAGACTATAACTTCGATGTTAAAAGAAGAACTATATAAAAACTTTAAATCAAAAATCGGTGCACTTTTGGCAAAAGGTGCTTTTCGCCGTTTAAAAAAGAGAATGGATTATACTGAATATGGCGGGGCATTGCTGCTTGGAGTAAATGGGTGTGTTATAAAGGCACACGGAAGTTCTAATGCACGGGCAATAAAAAGTGCAGTAAACCAGGCGCGGGAGTTTATTATTGGGGATTTGGTTAATATTATAAAAGAAGAAATAACCAAAGTAGAGGACTAA
- the rpmF gene encoding 50S ribosomal protein L32 gives MAVPKRKTSKQRRNKRSANWKLTAPSVNECPQCHKPKLSHRVCKFCGYYNGRQAMKVEEGK, from the coding sequence ATGGCGGTACCAAAAAGAAAGACTTCTAAACAACGTAGAAATAAAAGAAGCGCAAACTGGAAGCTCACTGCTCCCAGCGTGAACGAATGTCCACAGTGTCACAAACCGAAACTGTCTCATAGGGTTTGCAAATTTTGCGGATACTACAATGGCAGGCAGGCTATGAAAGTCGAAGAAGGCAAATAA
- the pta gene encoding phosphate acetyltransferase codes for MALKDILIAKAKKDKKRIVLAEGEEIRTITAANKIVKEGIADVVLIGDEKVIREKGKDLSSEVKIIDPKTSDKLDSYAKLFYEIRKSKGVTEEQAKKQAQDPLYFGVLMVKAGEADGMVAGAVHTTSDTIRPALQIIKTRPGIELVSTCFLMEVPKKEFGLNGILVFADCGLNPDPNASELASIAKTSAMTAKELVDMDAKIAMLSFSTKGSAKHAKVEKVAEGVKIAKEKFPELMLDGELQADAALIPKIGESKAPGSKVAGHANVLVFPDLDSGNIGYKLTERLAGATALGPICQGLAKPVNDLSRGCNADDIVFVTAITAVQAQSV; via the coding sequence ATGGCGTTAAAGGATATTTTAATTGCAAAAGCTAAAAAAGACAAAAAAAGAATTGTTTTAGCAGAAGGCGAAGAAATTAGAACTATTACTGCTGCTAATAAGATAGTTAAGGAAGGTATAGCAGATGTTGTTCTGATTGGGGACGAGAAAGTTATACGTGAAAAAGGCAAGGATTTAAGCAGTGAGGTTAAAATAATTGACCCAAAGACATCGGACAAACTGGATTCTTACGCAAAACTTTTCTACGAGATCAGAAAATCAAAAGGGGTGACTGAGGAACAGGCTAAAAAGCAAGCTCAGGATCCTCTTTATTTTGGTGTACTCATGGTAAAGGCGGGAGAAGCCGATGGAATGGTAGCCGGCGCAGTGCATACTACATCGGATACTATTCGCCCAGCTCTCCAGATAATAAAGACAAGGCCCGGAATAGAATTGGTATCAACCTGCTTCTTAATGGAAGTGCCCAAAAAGGAATTTGGCTTAAACGGTATACTTGTATTTGCAGACTGCGGACTTAACCCTGATCCAAACGCATCTGAGCTTGCTTCGATAGCAAAGACTTCGGCAATGACTGCAAAAGAATTGGTTGATATGGATGCAAAAATAGCGATGCTCTCTTTCTCCACTAAGGGAAGCGCGAAGCACGCTAAAGTAGAAAAGGTGGCCGAAGGAGTTAAGATAGCTAAAGAAAAGTTCCCCGAACTTATGTTAGACGGGGAATTACAGGCAGATGCAGCTTTAATCCCGAAAATAGGAGAAAGCAAAGCTCCCGGAAGCAAAGTTGCAGGGCACGCAAACGTTTTAGTATTCCCGGACCTAGATTCAGGAAACATAGGATACAAGTTAACAGAGCGTTTGGCAGGCGCAACGGCTCTTGGACCAATATGTCAGGGCCTTGCAAAACCGGTTAACGACTTATCACGCGGATGCAACGCAGATGATATCGTATTTGTTACGGCGATTACAGCTGTTCAGGCACAGAGCGTATAA
- a CDS encoding acetate kinase, which produces MDVLVINAGSSSLKYQLIDADSENVLAKGIVERIGIPHSVLKHTAEGKEKYIVEKELSNHRVAVELMLKVLLDDKYGVIKDLKEISAVGHRVLHGGPDFSDSQIVTEPVLKAIKDNIVLGPLHNPANLMGIKACTEAMPGVPQVAVFDTAFGQTMPPRAYLYGLPYEAYTKHKVRRYGFHGTSHRYVSMSAAELMGNPEHLKLITCHLGNGSSLSAVKDGKCVDTSMGLTPLEGVIMGTRCGSIDPAIVKYMMERENMTIEEMDTYMNKKSGVLGLSGISSDFRDLSSAAEEGNERAKMALEAFAYSVKKYFGAYSAAMGGLDCIAFTAGIGENDPEMRANIMDGLEFLGIELDPEKNSHRGVKMEISKSSSKVKVFVIPTNEELMIARDTVKLLSK; this is translated from the coding sequence ATGGATGTATTAGTCATCAATGCGGGCAGTTCATCATTGAAGTACCAGTTAATAGACGCAGATTCAGAAAATGTTCTGGCAAAAGGTATCGTAGAGAGGATAGGCATACCGCATTCTGTTTTAAAGCATACCGCTGAGGGGAAAGAAAAATATATAGTTGAAAAAGAACTAAGTAACCATAGAGTCGCCGTCGAGCTTATGTTAAAAGTATTGCTAGATGATAAATACGGCGTAATAAAAGATTTAAAAGAAATAAGTGCGGTAGGCCATAGAGTACTGCACGGAGGGCCGGATTTTTCCGATTCGCAGATAGTTACAGAACCTGTATTAAAGGCAATTAAAGACAATATTGTCTTAGGGCCGCTTCACAATCCGGCCAACTTGATGGGGATAAAGGCATGCACCGAGGCTATGCCAGGAGTGCCGCAGGTCGCTGTTTTCGATACGGCTTTTGGGCAGACGATGCCTCCTAGAGCTTATCTATATGGGCTTCCGTATGAAGCATATACGAAGCACAAAGTTCGCCGCTATGGATTTCATGGTACTTCCCACCGCTATGTCTCAATGAGTGCTGCAGAATTGATGGGCAACCCTGAGCATTTAAAACTTATAACCTGCCATTTGGGAAACGGCAGCAGCTTATCCGCTGTTAAGGACGGCAAATGTGTGGATACCAGCATGGGATTGACGCCCCTTGAAGGCGTTATCATGGGAACGCGCTGTGGCAGCATAGATCCTGCAATCGTTAAGTACATGATGGAAAGAGAAAATATGACCATCGAAGAGATGGATACATATATGAATAAAAAAAGCGGTGTTTTGGGCCTTTCAGGTATAAGCAGCGATTTTAGAGATTTATCCAGCGCGGCAGAAGAAGGGAATGAACGTGCAAAGATGGCTTTGGAAGCCTTTGCATATTCAGTTAAAAAGTATTTCGGAGCATATTCAGCTGCAATGGGCGGGCTTGATTGCATCGCTTTTACAGCGGGTATCGGCGAAAACGATCCCGAAATGCGCGCAAACATAATGGACGGGCTTGAATTTTTAGGAATCGAACTGGACCCTGAAAAAAATAGCCATCGCGGTGTCAAAATGGAGATCTCAAAGTCAAGCAGCAAAGTAAAAGTTTTCGTTATACCGACTAATGAAGAATTGATGATAGCAAGGGATACGGTTAAGCTTTTATCAAAATAA
- a CDS encoding DUF177 domain-containing protein, which produces MTVDVTECLKNPGETFLLEVEFPLPDISYNGCSYQVVDLVSIVGKYVYLDERITLDARLKAKVKSECVKCLEDAFYDIDAEFKERISKTNPDDFKIVNNNVDLSEIAEENIIFNLPERMLCKEDCKGICPKCGANLNKKTCDCNKEGKTQENAFGALKDLFS; this is translated from the coding sequence ATGACTGTTGACGTAACGGAATGTTTAAAAAACCCGGGAGAGACTTTTTTACTAGAAGTAGAGTTTCCTCTTCCTGATATTAGTTATAATGGATGCAGTTATCAAGTCGTAGACCTTGTCAGCATCGTTGGGAAGTACGTATATTTAGATGAACGCATAACTCTTGATGCGCGTTTGAAAGCAAAAGTTAAATCAGAATGCGTTAAGTGCTTAGAAGATGCATTTTACGATATAGATGCGGAATTTAAAGAGCGCATATCCAAAACTAACCCGGATGATTTTAAGATAGTAAACAATAATGTCGATTTGTCTGAGATTGCAGAGGAAAACATAATATTTAATTTGCCTGAAAGAATGCTTTGCAAGGAAGACTGTAAAGGCATATGCCCTAAGTGCGGGGCAAACCTTAATAAGAAAACATGTGATTGTAATAAAGAAGGGAAGACGCAGGAAAATGCGTTTGGAGCCTTAAAAGATTTATTTAGTTAA
- a CDS encoding RsmD family RNA methyltransferase, producing MKGAKSCTFIDECSECIDIIKKNLIKTKLFPLAIIKKGDAISLLKTVNGPFDIIFLDPPYKSLLYKEIAEIILKYHLLAENGIIVVESDFFDVLDGFNGLFKVKQKKYGNIYVTYFKEN from the coding sequence ATCAAAGGGGCTAAAAGCTGTACTTTCATAGATGAATGCAGCGAATGTATAGATATAATAAAAAAGAATTTAATTAAGACAAAGCTTTTTCCTTTGGCGATAATAAAAAAAGGCGATGCTATAAGTTTATTAAAGACGGTCAATGGGCCGTTTGATATAATATTTCTAGATCCGCCGTATAAGTCTTTATTATATAAGGAAATAGCAGAAATAATTTTAAAATACCATTTGTTAGCGGAAAATGGTATAATTGTGGTAGAAAGTGACTTTTTTGATGTTTTAGATGGTTTTAATGGGCTTTTTAAGGTAAAACAGAAAAAATATGGGAATATATACGTTACATATTTTAAGGAGAATTAA
- the coaD gene encoding pantetheine-phosphate adenylyltransferase gives MEKICIYPGSFDPITNGHMDIIDRSSKIFDKIIVAVLMNASKTPMFSVEERMDLIRKSTEHLPNVEVDSFKGLLVHYLEEKNVNIVIRGLRAVSDFEHEFSMAALNAHMYPKIETILMMTRTENSFLSSSFIKDIARNKGDIKDFVPSQIVSDITKKIQEERFSGK, from the coding sequence TTGGAGAAGATTTGTATTTATCCCGGCAGCTTCGACCCAATAACAAACGGCCATATGGATATAATTGACCGTAGTTCCAAGATATTTGATAAAATAATTGTTGCGGTGCTGATGAATGCGTCTAAAACACCTATGTTTAGTGTGGAAGAACGCATGGACCTTATAAGAAAAAGCACTGAACACCTGCCAAATGTAGAGGTAGACAGTTTCAAGGGGCTTTTAGTTCATTATCTTGAAGAAAAAAACGTCAATATAGTCATACGCGGCCTTCGTGCAGTGTCGGATTTTGAACATGAATTTTCTATGGCGGCATTGAATGCGCATATGTATCCTAAGATAGAAACAATACTCATGATGACGAGGACTGAAAACTCTTTTTTAAGCAGCAGCTTTATTAAAGATATAGCCAGGAATAAAGGAGATATAAAGGATTTTGTCCCTTCGCAGATCGTTTCAGATATTACAAAAAAAATTCAAGAGGAGAGGTTTTCGGGGAAATGA
- the alr gene encoding alanine racemase has translation MARAYVEVDLDAIKNNIREIKNHLSENTRIMAVVKADAYGHGCIPCATAAIEAGAKWLAVATPEEGKVIRDAGIKNRILILGAIEDDEIDMCIDLGLDLCVFSSVAIEKIAEIAKKKGKVCRIHIKIDTGMGRIGIRTIGELKSILSSVEKHKNIELAGIFSHFPSADTAAHDETTRKQLDKFLEFAKYVKDRGFTPLLHISNSAACIKFNEAQLDMIRLGISMYGIYPSPEMENKVVKLSPAMKVLSKVVFVKDIDKGDTISYGQTFKASAPMKIATISIGYGDGFKRLLSGKGSVLIHGKRAPIVGRVCMDQMMVDVTDIEGVVVGDEVVCLGKQGEEEITADEIAELCDTISYEIVLSFLQMMLRVYLT, from the coding sequence TTGGCACGAGCTTACGTTGAAGTCGATTTAGACGCTATTAAAAATAATATAAGGGAAATTAAGAACCATCTATCCGAGAATACGCGTATTATGGCTGTGGTAAAGGCAGATGCATATGGCCACGGCTGTATTCCGTGTGCTACGGCAGCAATTGAAGCGGGGGCTAAGTGGCTTGCAGTTGCAACGCCTGAAGAGGGCAAGGTCATCCGTGATGCGGGGATAAAAAACCGTATACTTATACTAGGTGCAATAGAAGACGATGAGATAGATATGTGCATTGATTTAGGCCTTGACCTGTGCGTTTTTTCAAGTGTAGCTATAGAAAAGATAGCTGAAATCGCAAAGAAAAAGGGCAAGGTTTGCCGTATACATATAAAAATAGATACGGGTATGGGCAGGATAGGTATAAGGACAATTGGGGAACTAAAAAGTATCCTTAGTTCGGTAGAAAAACATAAGAATATAGAACTTGCAGGGATATTTTCACATTTCCCGTCTGCCGATACAGCTGCGCACGATGAGACGACAAGGAAACAACTAGATAAGTTTTTGGAGTTTGCAAAGTATGTAAAGGATAGAGGGTTTACACCGCTTCTTCATATATCAAACTCCGCTGCGTGCATAAAGTTTAATGAAGCGCAGCTAGATATGATAAGGCTTGGGATATCGATGTACGGTATTTACCCGTCTCCGGAAATGGAAAATAAAGTGGTAAAGCTTTCTCCTGCTATGAAGGTCTTATCTAAAGTCGTATTTGTAAAAGATATAGACAAAGGGGACACGATAAGTTACGGGCAAACGTTTAAAGCCAGCGCCCCTATGAAAATCGCTACTATAAGCATAGGTTACGGAGACGGCTTTAAAAGGCTTCTATCCGGTAAGGGAAGCGTACTGATACACGGGAAACGCGCTCCGATAGTCGGAAGGGTCTGCATGGACCAGATGATGGTAGATGTAACGGATATAGAAGGCGTAGTTGTCGGAGATGAAGTGGTCTGCCTAGGGAAGCAGGGAGAAGAAGAAATAACGGCAGACGAAATTGCTGAGCTTTGCGATACAATAAGCTATGAAATAGTCCTTTCGTTTTTGCAGATGATGCTTAGGGTTTACTTGACATGA
- a CDS encoding patatin-like phospholipase family protein: protein MKDKIKIGLALGAGAARGFAHIGVIKALNENNIPIDMVSGCSMGAFIGALYVTGSDLDMLANLISIYGMNKIRDFSFNNKQGIIKGEKAETLIRLLTKNKTFKETSVPFTCVAVRLRDGKLKVFDKGKIYDAVRASISMQGIFLPKDINGELYVDGAIVERVPVQTVKSMGADMVIGVDVSYRGEDQKSPKNVMQLMQQAMNIMSYEIAKSKMYKADVLILPSVREISPFSNSQVEECVDIGYKRTLDSIDAIKEKIEEIKSNS, encoded by the coding sequence ATGAAGGACAAGATAAAAATAGGTTTAGCATTAGGTGCGGGTGCCGCCCGCGGATTTGCCCATATAGGCGTGATAAAAGCGCTTAATGAAAATAACATACCGATAGATATGGTATCTGGATGTTCCATGGGTGCTTTTATCGGTGCGCTTTATGTTACAGGCAGCGACCTTGACATGCTCGCCAACCTCATATCCATTTACGGTATGAATAAAATACGTGATTTTTCTTTTAATAATAAGCAGGGGATAATAAAAGGCGAAAAAGCTGAAACACTTATTAGGTTACTCACAAAAAATAAGACATTTAAGGAAACGAGCGTACCATTTACATGCGTGGCCGTCAGGTTAAGAGACGGCAAACTTAAGGTGTTTGACAAAGGGAAAATATATGATGCCGTCCGGGCAAGTATTTCAATGCAGGGGATATTTTTGCCAAAAGATATAAACGGGGAGCTTTATGTAGACGGCGCCATAGTCGAAAGAGTGCCGGTCCAGACTGTCAAGAGTATGGGAGCAGATATGGTAATAGGGGTTGATGTTTCGTATAGAGGTGAGGACCAGAAATCTCCTAAAAATGTGATGCAGCTTATGCAGCAGGCTATGAATATAATGAGCTATGAAATCGCCAAGAGCAAGATGTATAAGGCAGACGTTTTGATATTGCCGTCTGTCAGGGAAATAAGCCCGTTTTCAAACAGCCAGGTTGAAGAGTGTGTCGACATTGGATATAAAAGGACACTTGATTCTATAGATGCGATAAAGGAAAAGATTGAGGAGATTAAAAGCAATAGTTAG
- a CDS encoding nucleotidyltransferase produces MKICGIIAEYDPFHLGHAYHLDAARKSSGADAVAVAMSASFVQRGYPAMFDKWTRAKCALASGADIVFELSALGSLQSAEGFASAGVKLLNEIGATSLSFGCETPDITFLSSVADVLINEPENYRAYLKESLSAGHSFVKSRGEALKKYLSLDSDKVSAINKPNNILAIEYLKAIKRYAPTLSPLPIKRKGSGYHENSLSDKLASASAIRKGILANSDILSYVPKACYELLKEQIDLGNIRVLNDFSESIFNSLIKLNKEGIALLPDVSEGLENKIFSSLKSHPNDLDEFINAIKSSRYTKTRINRILINALIGITKEAILKFNQSPPQYIKVLGIKKASKHLLSYISKKASCPIIYSASNIKNEFLDLDILATNLYLLKSKTFNRDYTERLIEV; encoded by the coding sequence ATGAAAATATGCGGAATTATAGCAGAATACGACCCTTTTCACTTAGGACATGCCTACCATCTGGATGCTGCCCGTAAAAGTTCCGGCGCGGATGCGGTAGCTGTTGCAATGTCTGCCAGCTTTGTTCAGCGCGGCTATCCTGCAATGTTCGATAAGTGGACACGGGCAAAATGCGCCCTTGCTTCCGGTGCTGATATCGTATTTGAATTGTCTGCTCTAGGTTCTCTTCAAAGTGCGGAGGGTTTTGCATCTGCCGGCGTTAAACTTTTAAATGAAATAGGCGCAACTTCACTGTCTTTTGGCTGCGAGACGCCGGACATCACATTTCTATCTTCAGTAGCAGACGTTTTGATAAACGAACCGGAAAATTACAGGGCATATTTAAAGGAAAGCCTGTCTGCCGGTCATAGTTTTGTCAAATCAAGGGGCGAGGCGCTTAAAAAGTACCTATCTCTTGACAGTGACAAGGTATCTGCTATCAATAAACCAAACAATATCTTGGCAATAGAATACCTAAAGGCAATAAAAAGATATGCGCCAACGCTTTCCCCGCTTCCTATTAAGCGCAAAGGTAGCGGTTACCATGAAAATAGCCTTTCAGATAAGCTGGCCAGTGCTTCTGCAATTAGAAAAGGCATTCTTGCCAATTCTGATATTTTAAGTTATGTGCCAAAAGCCTGTTACGAACTTTTAAAAGAGCAGATAGACTTAGGAAATATACGCGTCTTGAATGATTTCTCAGAAAGTATATTTAATTCACTTATAAAACTCAATAAAGAGGGCATCGCACTTTTACCAGACGTTTCCGAGGGGCTTGAAAATAAAATTTTCTCAAGCCTAAAATCCCACCCCAATGATCTTGATGAATTTATAAACGCGATAAAGAGCAGCCGGTATACTAAAACGCGAATAAACCGGATACTCATAAACGCACTTATCGGGATAACCAAAGAAGCAATACTTAAGTTTAACCAAAGCCCTCCCCAATATATAAAGGTTTTGGGCATAAAAAAAGCATCTAAACACTTACTATCATATATATCAAAAAAGGCAAGCTGCCCGATAATCTATTCCGCCTCAAACATAAAAAATGAATTTTTGGATCTAGATATATTGGCGACGAACCTTTACCTTTTAAAGTCCAAAACTTTTAACCGCGACTATACCGAACGTTTGATCGAAGTCTAA
- a CDS encoding ACT domain-containing protein, translating into MLTQQISVFIENTKGRLSKITGVLAKEDIDIIAISIADTTNFGILRCIVNDPKRALTVLKNAGFTANTTYVLAVELDDKPGGLNAVLELLNDADISVEYLYSFVRRGTDKALILFKRVDDNDKAVKVLTDNNINILSDKDVYNI; encoded by the coding sequence ATGTTGACACAGCAGATTTCAGTGTTTATCGAAAACACAAAGGGCAGGTTAAGCAAAATAACAGGAGTATTGGCAAAAGAAGATATAGACATTATCGCAATATCAATAGCAGATACCACTAATTTTGGTATTTTGCGCTGCATAGTTAACGACCCCAAACGTGCACTTACAGTACTTAAAAATGCAGGATTTACAGCCAATACTACATACGTGCTTGCAGTTGAACTAGACGATAAACCAGGCGGCTTAAACGCCGTATTAGAGCTTTTAAACGATGCTGATATAAGTGTTGAGTATCTTTACTCGTTTGTAAGAAGAGGAACTGATAAAGCGCTCATTTTATTCAAAAGGGTAGACGATAATGATAAGGCGGTAAAAGTTTTAACCGATAATAATATCAATATACTTTCAGATAAGGACGTCTACAATATTTAA